One Pseudochaenichthys georgianus chromosome 7, fPseGeo1.2, whole genome shotgun sequence DNA segment encodes these proteins:
- the LOC117449501 gene encoding leucine-rich repeat and transmembrane domain-containing protein 1, with the protein MQAAQGRLADMRVVLVCALLSLLSLSHACPKECSCNGNTKVVDCRGRGLYDIPKRLHPETQELYLQDNRIRGLGSMAFREIPLVRILDLSNNSITTVSPTALLGLRALQRLSLAYNSLRELDKRLLGPIRTLSHLDLSHNSLWGLPGALGESLRNLSHLGLSHNKLTRLDRSLLEILTHLDSLTLRSNPWRCDCQLIGLKLWLETFIYKGGVVDEVICTQPEEMKNTDLQKVPYQLFHICMTSSYHYLFANIHHLENERLLRGHTHGNHAHPSSHAIHVPMAMGEGFGGGGGGGGGSGLPECEPKQRHRPVNLRHAIATVIITGVVCGIVFLMMLAAAVYGCAYAAIMAKYQRELKKNEELAAAKGADHAKADEKELLENAIA; encoded by the exons ATGCAAGCGGCCCAAGGACGACTGGCAGATATGAGAG TGGTACTGGTGTgtgccctcctctccctcctctctttgTCACATGCCTGTCCGAAGGAGTGTAGCTGCAACGGCAACACCAAAGTAGTAGACTGCCGGGGGCGAGGCCTGTATGACATCCCCAAACGACTGCATCCGGAAACTCAAGAACTGTATCTCCAAGATAACCGTATCAGGGGGCTGGGATCTATGGCTTTCAGAGAAATACCTCTAGTCCGGATTCTCGATTTATCTAATAACTCTATAACCACTGTTTCGCCGACTGCGCTGCTGGGACTCAGAGCTCTACAGCGCCTCAGCTTGGCTTACAACAGCCTGAGAGAGCTTGACAAGCGGTTGCTTGGGCCCATCCGCACACTTTCACACCTTGACCTTTCACACAACAG CCTGTGGGGTTTGCCTGGAGCCTTGGGGGAAAGTTTGAGGAACCTTAGCCACCTAGGGCTATCGCACAACAAGCTAACAAGATTGGACCGCTCTCTTTTGGAGATCCTGACCCACCTGGACAGCCTCACACTACGAAGCAACCCCTGGAGGTGTGACTGCCAGCTCATAGGCCTCAAACTGTGGCTGGAAACCTTCATCTATAAAG GTGGAGTGGTGGACGAGGTGATATGCACACAGCCAGAGGAAATGAAGAACACAGACCTGCAGAAGGTCCCTTACCAGCTCTTCCACATCTGCATGACCTCAAGCTACCATTACCTGTTTGCTAACATACATCACCTGGAGAATGAGAGGCTACTGCGAGGGCACACCCATGGTAACCATGCTCATCCCTCTAGCCATGCTATCCATGTACCCATGGCAATGGGGGAGGGttttggaggaggaggaggcggaggaggaggatcaGGTTTGCCAGAGTGTGAACCTAAGCAAAGGCACCGGCCTGTCAACTTGCGCCATGCAATTGCCACAGTGATCATCACCGGAGTAGTTTGTGGGATTGTGTTTCTGATGATGCTGGCTGCAGCAGTGTACGGCTGCGCCTACGCTGCTATCATGGCCAAATATCAGCGGGAGCTTAAGAAGAACGAGGAGCTGGCAGCAGCGAAGGGGGCAGATCATGCCAAAGCAGATGAGAAGGAACTACTGGAGAATGCTATCGCCTAG